GAATGATCGCTTCGCGGATATGAAAGAGGGAAAGAAAGATGAAGATGATCCCTTCCAGGAAAACAGCCGTAAGCGCAAACTGCCAGCTGTAACCCATACCGAGCACGATGGTATAGGCGAAAAAGGCGTTGAGGCCCATGCCCGGAGCGAGGCCCACGGGGAGTTTCGCGTAGAGCCCCATCACCAGGGTGCCGATGGCGGCGGCCAGGGCGGTAGCCGTGATCAGGGCGTTGAAATCCATACCCGTTTTGGAAAGAATCATGGGGTTGACCGCCAGGATATACGCCATGGTCGAAAAAGTGGTAAGTCCCGCCAGCAGCTCCTGCTTTACGGTGGTACCGTTCTCGTGTAAACGAAAGAAATCGCGCATATGACAAAGGTAGGCCATGCTGGAATTTTTCCTAATTTCATTGTCTGATGAAACAAACACCCGGCTGGCAAGCGATCGAACAGTGGCTGGGAGCGAAAGGACTGGCTCCCTTCGCCTTCCAGGAAGAAGCATGGGAACATTACCTCCAGGGCCGCTCCGGCCTGGTGAATGCCCCCACGGGCTTCGGCAAGACCTTTTCCTTATTCCTCGGGACGGTGATCCGCTGGATCAACGAAAACCCGGAAGACTACCGCAGGCGGACGGGCAATGGCCTCCGCCTCATGTGGATCACGCCGTTGCGGGCACTCGCCAAAGACATCGGCCGCGCCATGGAAGAAGCGCTCCGCGAGCTGAGCGTGCCCTGGGCAGTAGGGATCCGCAGCGGTGACACGCCCGTTTCCGTCCGCGAGAAACAGAAGCGCAACATGCCCGAGGTGCTCATCATCACCCCCGAATCCCTTCACATCCTGCTCGCGCAGAAAGAATATCCCAAACGCTTCGAACACCTCGAAACCATCGTGGCCGACGAATGGCATGAACTGCTCGGGAGCAAGCGTGGGGTGATGACCGAACTGGGCATCAGCCGGCTCCGCGGCCTCCGCCCGGAGCTCCGTATCTGGGGCATCTCCGCCACCATCGGCAACCTCGACGAAGCGCTCGACGTGCTGCTGGGCAACCAGCCTGGCGAACGGGTAATCGTTCGCGCAGATGTCCGCAAGGCTATCGAAGTAGAAAGCATCCTCCCCGACGAGATCGAAAAATATCCCTGGGCGGGCCATATGGGGCTGCGGCTCCTCCATAAAGTGATCCCCGTGATCATGGAAAGCAACACTACTCTGCTTTTCACCAACACACGCGGACAATCGGAAATCTGGTACCACCAAATCCTGAAAGAATGTCCGGAACTGGCGGGCGCTATCGCGCTGCACCACGGTTCCATCGACGCCGAGCTGCGCATCTGGGTGGAAGAAGCACTGCATACCGGTGTGCTCAAACTGGTGGTATGCACCTCCAGCCTCGACCTCGGCGTGGATTTCAGGCCGGTGGACACGGTGATCCAGGTGGGCAGTCCCAAAGGCGTGGCGCGGTTCCTGCAGCGCGCCGGGCGTAGCGGCCACCGTCCTGACGCTGTCAGCAGGATCTGGTTCCTCCCCACCCACTCTCTCGAGCTCGTAGAAGCCGCGGCGCTGAAAGACGCCATGGCGGAGAACCTCATCGAAAGCCGCATGCCTGTCATCCTTGCGTTCGACGTACTGTTGCAATATCTCATGACGCTCGGCGTGTCCGAAGGTTTTAACCCGGAGGAAATCAAAAAGGAGGTGCAGTCGACTTTCTGTTTCCGGGAGATGACGGATGAAGAATGGACCTGGTGCCTGGCGTTCCTCGTTTCCGGCGGCGAAGCGCTGCAGGTGTACGACGAGTACCACAAGCTTCATCTCGTGGGCGACCGCTATTACTGCACCAGCAAGCAACAGGCCATGCGCCACCGGTTGCATATCGGCACCATCGTGAGCGACGCCATGTTGAAAGTGCGGTACCTGGCGGGCGGGTACGTCGGCGTCATCGAAGAATATTTCATTTCGCGCCTCACGCCCGGCGACAGCTTCCGGCTGAGCGGGCATAACCTGGAGTTCGTCATGATCAAGGATATGACGGTGCTGGTGCGCAAATCCAAATCGAAAAAAAGCATCGTGCCCAGCTGGAACGGGGGTAGGATGCCATTGTCCGCCAATCTCGGGAAAATGCTCCGCCGGAAGTTCCACGAAGCGATGTCAGGGCAGGCCCGCGAACCGGAAATCGCTATCTTGCAGCCGCTCTTCGAACTGCAGCAGCTGCTTTCGCACATTCCGGCGGAAAACGAATTGCTGATGGAGCAGATACAGACGGAAGACGGATATCATCTTTTTGTGTATCCATTCGAAGGGCGGCTGGTGCATGAGGTGATGGCCATGTTGCTTGCCTGGCGGATCAGCCGGCGGCATCCCATCACGTTTTCGATCGCCATGAACGATTACGGGTTCGAGCTGCTGAGCGACCAGCCCATCCCGGTGGACGACACCAATGCAGACGAACTTTTCTCCCTCGAAAACCTGACGGCCGATTTGCAAAGCAGTGTAAACGCCACGGAGATGGCACGGCGCAAGTTCCGGGACATATCCGTGATAGCGGGGCTCGTGTTCCAGGGGTATCCGGGAAAATCGAAGGCCAACCGGCATTTGCAGTCGTCGGCCTCGTTGTTGTTCAAAGTGTTTGAGGATTATGATGCCCAGAACATGCTCGTTCGGCAGGCTTATAACGAAGCGTTTTTTTACCAGATGGAAGAGGTGCGGTTGCGGGATATGCTAGAAAGAATTGGCAACAGCAAGATCGTCATCACATTCCCGCAGCGGCTGACACCATTCTGTTTCCCGATCAAAGTGGATAGTTTGCGGGAAGAACTGACGAGCGAGAAACTCGAAGACAGGATTAAAAAGATGACGTTGTGGCAATAGCGCTGCTGCTTAGAAGGCAGCAGGCCGTTGTTTCGATAATAATAATTCCCGGCGCAGACCGGTAAATCATTGGAAAATTGGAAGATGTAAGATTTGAATGCAAAGGCCATCACTGGCGGCTTTCCGCCGGGAAGGCGGCATTTTGGGAAGAAGAGCGAGCGCTCATTGTGGCGGACCTGCATGTGGGGAAGGCGGCGCATTTCCGGAAAGCGGGGATCGGGGTGCCGGCGAACATTGTGCAGGATGATCTTTACCGGTTACAACAGCTAATCACGAAATACAACCCGGAAAGGTTGATCGTGGTGGGCGATATGTTTCATAGTTCGGAGAACATTGAAGTGCAGTATTTCCGGATCTGGCGGAACCAGTTTCCGCATATCCGGTTCGAGCTGGTGACAGGGAACCACGACATCATGGATCCGGCGGTGTATGCTTCGCTGGACGTTGCATTGATGGAATCACTGACACTGGGCGGCATGTATTTCGTGCACGACCCGAAGGACAGATTGTCGGATGGCGGAGAATTGTACGCCGTGTCAGGGCACATTCATCCCGGAGTTTGGATGGTGGGGAATGGCAGGCAGCGGTTGCGGCTTCCCTGTTTTTATTTCGGGCCGGAGGGTGCGATATTGCCGGCGTTCAGTGCGTTTACGGGCACTTACTGCGTGGAGCCGGATCCTTCTTCGGAGGTATTTGTGATCGGGGGGACCGGCGTTTACAGGGTGTGATGGGACGCATCGGACCTGGGGTGCGTACTTTTCCCGAATGCAAGGATATTTCCGTCCGCGTCTTTTACGGCGAAATCCCTGACGCCATAGGGTCTGTCGCCCGGGGGGATGAATACACCGGCGCCTTTCGCGATAATTTCGTTATAATAATCATCTACTTCGTCGCAAAAAATATATACGTGTCCTTCACCGATGGCTTTCTTATTGCCTGAGGATGCGGACCCAGACAGATGGATTTGGATTTCCCCCATGCTGATACCAACCACGCTACCGAATTCAAAATCCACGGAAAATCCCAGAACGTTCGTATAGAAAGCAATGGCGGCCGGGAGGTCGCTTACCTGGAAAATGGGGACGATGCATTCGGGTGTCATGGTATGGATTTGAATGAATAATAAATATACGAAGAGATTACAATGCCATTACCCAAGTGGAAGGTATAGTGAAATCTTTTGGCGTCGCTCCGCTCATTCGGCCCTATTCTAACACTATATTCTATCCTTATATCGTAGATTACATTTGCCTGCGTGCGTTTTGGCAATCGATAATCAAGTCAGGAAAACCGATCTATGGCCATTATTGGCCATTCTATTGTCGTTTTCGTTATAGGGTTGCTAAGGAATAAATCTTAGCTATCCAATAAACTTTAAAAAATACAATTGTTTGTCCCACAATAAATGCATCGCGATATCTTCTATGTAATTAGAGCTAATTCCGGAATGGCGTGAGGAGTTATTAAAACTTTATGCGATATCGCCCGGCATGCTATTCAGGTAAATTGTTCTCCGGATTCTAAAATGGCAGCAACGGGGGAAATCAATATAAAGCAGGCAAGACTTGGGTATCACTGAAAACACCGGCAAACAATTGAGTGATTAGCCATGCACATTAGCGCAAAAAAGCCGGAGTTACCTCCGGCATTGTCAATGGTTAACTTGGGGTTGGAACAATGATGAGTTCCCTTGCATATGACATATGGCATTCTTCTATGTCAAAGACTTAGTGGACGCGTTCATTGTAATATTGTATTAGCCTGGAAAACGACTTAACCTCGCAGTAATATTCGGTCAACCGGCTAAGGTAGCCTAACTGAATTCGGTTTACCGGCATGGGCTACGTAACTGAATGTGGCTACATCTATTTGCGACGTAACTGAATACGGCTTACCGGCATATGCGACGTAACTGAGTACGCAATACCGGTATAGGTTGCCTAACTGATTACGGACTACCGGGATACACAACGTAACTGAATACGCAATACCGGTATAAGTTGCCTAACTGATTGCAGACTCCCGAGATACACGACGTAACTGAATACGCAATGCCGGTATAGGCTGCCTAACGGAATGCGGACTACCGGTTGCACAACGTGACTGAATACGCAATACCGGCATAGCTGCCTAACGGAACGCGGACTACCGGGATACACGGCCTTACTGAATACGCAATACTGGTATAGGCTGCCTAACTGAATATGGTTTACCGGCATAGGCTGCCTAACGGACTGCGGACTACCGGTATATACGACGTAATTGAATACGCAATACCGGTATAAGCGACCTAACTAAATATGACCGGCATAGGCTACCTAACTGAATGCGGACTACCGGCATATACAGCGTAATTGAATACGCAATACCGGTGTAGTCTGCCTAACTGATTGCGGATTACCGGCAAATACGACGTAATTGAATATGACATTCCAGCATATGCCGCGTAATCAAGTACGACAAACCAGGATATCCTGCGTAACTGAATACGACTCACCAGCATAGCCCTCGCAGCGTTAAGCGACAGCCCGGCGATGCGATAAACAACAAATGCGAATGCTAGTTCTTCATCTGCTTCTTTAGCATGCTCACCTGCTCCTGCAGCTGATTCACCATGCCGGCGAGATGGTTCACGCTCATTTTGTGTTGCTGCCCCATCTTCTGGATGACCGCATCGGCCTGCCAGATCTCCAGTACTTCCTCCATATTCACAGAATAGGGATCGTACATAGGATTATCGGAAGCCAGGGTTACTTTCGCTTTTGAACGATTGCTCTTGAGCACCCGTTTGTACACGATACCCTCGCGGTTCGTCACCACAATGTAGGCCTCGTTGTTCCGGATATCTTCCCAACCGTCTACCTTATGGCAAACCACCACTGACCCCGAAGGCGTCGGCAACATCGAATCCCCCGCGATTTCGAAAGCGCGGTAATGACCCGCACCCAGCATCGGCAACGTAAATGTATTCAGCTCCTCGATGAATTCCTCATCATTGAAGCCCGCCAGGTAACCCGCAGCAGCCTTCACTGGAACAAATACCACATTCTGACGGTTCGTACCGCCCAATTTCTGCTGGCGCCTCCGCTCCAGGAAAGTTTCCTTCTGGGAACTGAGATCGCGCCGCAACAAGTCGTCAATCGAAACACGGAACATATCACTCACCTGCTCCAACACCTCCGTCCGTGGCTCTGCACGCTCCTCCTCATACGCACCCAGCAACGAACGCTTGATGTTGAGGCGGTCAGCAAATTCCTGCTGCGTCCAGCCCTTTTGCTTGCGCAGATATTTAAGATTTCGGCAAACAGTAGACATCCCTAAATTATTTAGTACAACAATGCTAACAAAATTAGCAAACATTTTTTGTAATAAAAAATTTAATCTGTGAGGCAACGCTTATTTTTGCCCCGGACAAACTCAAACAATATGCAAGCTTTGTTAGACATTCACTCGTACGTGCGTTGGCTGATCCTCGCATTCGGCATTATCGCCGTTTTCCGCGCCATTGCAGGCGTGGCCGGTAAAAAGCCCTATGGCCCAGGCGATGCCAAGGCAGGCCTCTTCTTCATGATCTTCCTGGACATCCAGCTGCTGATAGGCCTCGTTCTTATGTTCACCAGCTCCCTCACCCAAACCGCTTTCGGGGACATGGGCGCCGCCATGGGCAACAAAGCCCTCCGGTTTTTCACCGTAGAACACACCCTGCTGGCACTCGTTGCCATCACACTCGTGCACATCGGCCGTTCCAAAATCAAGAAAGCTGACGGCGACGCCAAAAAGCAAAAGTTCGCCCTCATCTTCTTCGGCATCGCCTTCCTCTTCCTCCTCGCCCTCATCCCCTGGCCCGGCCGCGAAGAGATCGGCAGAGCGCTGCTCCCGTCCCTCCGTTAATGGTCTATACACCATAATAAAAAAGTAAGAACAGGTTTCCCCGTTCTTACTTTTTTTATGCCCGGGATTTGCTTGCCATTATTCCCGTGCCATCCGACGGTTCAACCCTGCGTCTTATAAAATAACCGGTAAGAATAAATGTAAGGCAACGCCGCCAGCGCCATCCCCGCGAAAATAAACAGGAACACCCCGCTGATCACCGGTAAAAACATACCCGCCACCATAATCACAATGCCCGCATACAGCCAGAGCCGCCCCGCCATATGGTGCGTTTCCGTCCAGATCACATCGCTCGCCAGCGTCCACGGCGTCCGCACCCCAACGAAATAATTCGGCTTCAGGTGGCGGAGGAATACGCCCAGCGACGTAATCAACAAACCCACGCCCACAAATACCCACTTCTCCACGAAAATCTCCTTGCTGCGGCTGATCAGGAATATCACAACAGCCGTAAACACCGCCAGGTATATGTGTATCCGGAAACGGATACGATAATATTCACGCATATACATCCTGAAATCCGCCGGCGCCTCGTCCCAGGTTTCCCGCTTCGGTATATACCGGAACAACGCGTACAGCATGCCATTCGTAAAAAAGAGGAATATCATCAGCAGGAGAAACTCCCGTTTGTTCACCACCCCGTCGGCCACTCCGTTGATATTGAAATTGGTGGGAATCTCAGCAGGAAGCCCGTTCCAAATCAATGCCAGGTACACCATCGGGCCGAACAACAGTACCAGCAGCAGGAACTCTTTCACATAATCCGTGTGCTTCATAACGAAATGGATTAGTTCATCTATTAAAACAAACGCCGGATCTGTTTAGTTTATTTTTATTCTGCTAACAAAATTAGTTTTGCTAATATTTTTAGTAGTTTTGGATAAAGACCCATCTTATGCTGTTAGACGGCCAACGCACGATCGCTCATTTCGACCTGGACTGTTTCTTCGTTTCGGTCGAATGCCTGAAGGACCGCTCGCTGAAAGGCAAACCGCTGCTTGTAGGCGGGAAGAGTGACCGTGCCGTGGTAGCGGCCTGCAGCTACGAAGCCCGAACTTTCGGCATCCACTCCGCCATGCCCATGAAAATGGCGCTGCGGCTTTGCCCGCACGCCATCATCCGCGGCGGAGATTTCGAGGAATACAGCCATTTTTCGCGGGAAGTGACCGACATCATCGCCGGCTCCGCGCCTTTGTATGAAAAATCTTCCATTGATGAATTTTACCTGGATCTGACAGGCATGGACAAATATTTCGGCTCCCTCAAATGGACCAGCGAGCTCCGCCGGAAAATCATGCAGCAAACGCAGCTCCCCATTTCCCTCGGCCTCGCGTCCAACAAACTGATTTCCAAAGTCGCCACCAACGAAGCCAAGCCCAACGGCCAGCTTTCCATCCCGTTCGGTCACGAAAAAAGCTTCCTGGCACCCATGCCCGTCGAAAAGATTCCCATGGTAGGCAAGGAAACCGCCGCGCAACTCCGCCGCCGCGGTGTGGAAACGGTCAAGACCCTCAGCGAGATTCCCGTAGGCCTCCTGGAAGCCTGGATGGGCAAAAACGGCATTGCCTTATGGAACAAGGCCAACGGGATCGACGAATCGCCGGTGGTACCTTTCCACGAACAGAAATCCATCTCCACGGAATCCACCTTTCCGCAAGACACCATCGACCTGGGCTATATGCATAGCGAACTGGTCAGGATGACGGAAAAGATCGGTTTCGAGCTTCGACAGCAAAACCGCCTCACGGGCTGCGTCACCGTCAAGATCCGGTACTCAGATTTCGAAACGGTGACCAAACAACTGAATATCAACTATTCATCCAGTGACCATGTTTTGCTGAACCACGTTAAACAACTATTTACCAAACTATATGACCGCCGCCTGCTGGTGCGCCTCATCGGCGTTCGTTTCAGCCATCTTGTTTCGGGTAATTACCAGATCAGCCTGTTCGACGATACGGAAGACATGATTTCGCTTTACCAGGCCATCGACAGCATCAAATCACAGTTCGGCTGGCAGTACCTGATGCGCGGCAGCAGCAGCGGTGGCAATTTCGAGCAGCCGATGCAGCCATTCCGGAAAGCAACTTTTGTTATGAAACACAGATATCCGCATTAACATGTACCTGAATTGCAAATCCTGGTTCAGCCTGCGGCACGGCACCATTCGTACCGACGAGCTCGTGGCCGTCGCGAAGGCGCACGGCATTACGTCGTTGGCGCTCACCAACATCAACGCCACAACAGACGCGTGGATGTTCGTGCAGGAATGCATGCAGCACGACATCAAGCCCATCCTCGGGCTGGAATGCCGCAACGGCGCCGTGTTCCGGTACATCTTGCTGGCCAGGAGCACGGATGGCTGGCGGGAAATCAACCGTTTTCTGTCATGCCACCTGCGATCGGGCGAACCCTTTCCGGCGGAGGCTCCTTATCTCCCCGATACATTCGTTATTTACAATTGGGGCGCAAAGCCCCTCCCTTCGATGGCCGCACATGAACTCGCAGGCGTACGGCCCCGCGAGCTGAACAAACTTTTCCGCACCGACACGCGCCGGTATGCCGACAAGCTGGTCGTTCTACAGCCATTGAGTTTCCAGAACGAAGCATCGCAACAGCTGCACCGGGTGCTCCGGGCGGTTGACAACAACCTGCTGATCAGCCAGCTGCCCCCGGAGGAGGTTGCCGGAACAGACGAATGTTTCCTGCCGCCTAATCAACTGCTGGAGCAGTTTAAAGCGTTCCCGCATATTGTCCGCAACACCCTGCGGGTGATGGAGGAATGCAATATTCATTTCACATTTGGCGGGCATCTCAATAAAAAACGCTTTACTCATAGCCGCGAAAACGACCGCCAGCTCCTGCGCGACCTCGCTTACGAAGGCATGGAATACCGCTATGGGATGGAAAATACGGAAGCGCGGCAGCGGATCGAAAAAGAGCTGGCGATTGTTGACCAGCAGGATTTCAACGCGTATTTTCTCATCACCTGGGACATTGTGCGGTACGCGCGGCACCGGGATTTTTTCCATGTGGGCCGGGGCAGCGGCGCCAATTCCATCGTCGCGTATTGCCTGGGGATTACGAACGTGGACCCCATCGCGCTGGATTTGTATTTCGAGCGGTTCCTCAACCCGCACCGCACATCGCCGCCGGATTTCGATATCGATTTTTCGTGGCGCGACCGCGACGAGATATTCGATTATATCTTTCAGAAGTACACCTCCGAACATACGGCACTGTTGGGAACGGTAGCCACTTTTCAGACGAACGCCATCGTCCGCGAGCTGGGAAAAATATACGGTTTGCCGAAAGGGGAAATCGACAAAATCCTCGAAAACCCTTACCAGGTGAAGCTCGGGGAAGACAATGTGCACCAGCGCATCATCCGCTACGGGCGCATGCTCGACCGCTTTCCTAATCACCTGAGCATCCATGCCGGCGGGGTGCTCATCAGCGAAGCGCCCATTCATCAATACTGCGCCACGCATATGCCACCAAAAGGGCTGAGCACCGCGCAGCTCGACATGCACCTGGCAGAGGCGATCGGCCTGCACAAGTTCGACATCCTCAGCCAGCGCGGCCTTGGGCATATCCGCGATTCGCTGGATATCATCAAGGAAAACCGCGGCGTGGATATCGACATTCACGATGTGAAGTCATTTATGAAAGACGTCCGCGTTCGCGACGCTCTTCGAAACGTGCAGACGATCGGCTGCTTTTACATCGAATCTCCCGCAATGCGGCAGCTGTTGCGCAAGCTGCGCTGCGACGATTACATCACGCTGGTGGCCGCGAGCTCGATTATTCGTCCGGGTGTGGCGCAGGCTGGCATGATGCGGCAATACGTGCTGAACTTCCATCAGCCGGATAAGGTCGAATACCTGCATCCTGTCATGAAAACGTTGCTGGGAGAAACTTACGGGGTGATGGTTTACCAGGAAGACGTGATCAAGGTCGCGCATCATTACGCTAATCTCGACCTGGCGGATGCCGATACCTTGCGGCGGGCGATGGCGGGAAAGTACCGCGGGCAGCAAAATTTCGAGAAGATCAGAAATCTTTTTTTCGACAACTGCGAAAAGCTGGGGCGGCCGCGGGCGGTGAGTGAAGAAGTGTGGCGGCAGATCGCGAGCTTCGCCAACTTTTCATTTTCGAAAGCGCACTCCGCGAGTTTCGCCGTGGAAAGTTACCAGAGCCTGTACCTGAAAACGTATTTCCCGGCGGAGTTTATGGTGGCGGTGATCAATAATTTCGGTGGTTTTTACAACCGGGAATTGTATTTCCGGGAGTTGAAGAAAACGGGCGCGCGCATCCACCCGCCCTGCGTCAACCGAAGTGATTATTACACCAATATCAAAGGAAACGAAGTGCATGTGGGGTTCATCCATGTGGAGAAGCTGGAGCAGGCCTGGATTGCATCTGTACTGGAAGAACGGGCGGCGAACGGGCGGTTCCTGGGGATGGAGGATTTCGTGAACCGTACGCAGCCTGCCCCCGCGCAGATGGAATTGCTCATCCGGGTGGGGGCGTTTCATTTCACGAAGGAGACAAAGAAAAACCTGTTGTGGAAGAGCGCGGCGTTGTTGCGGAAAGAGACAAAAGATCCTGCGAAACCGGGGCTTTTCCATGAGCCATCCCGCGACTGGACGCTGCCAGCGCTGGCTTACCATGAGCACGAAGATGCCTTCGACGAGATCGAGTTGCTGGGTTTTCCGTTATCATCGCCGTTTGAAGTGTTACACCACGACCAACGTGCTTACCATTCTGTTTCTGACATGGAGAAAAATCTCGGACGGCAGGTAACGATGCTGGGATATCTCGTCACACTCAAGCATGTGTATACCATCAAGCAGGAGGCAATGTGCTTCGGCACTTTCCTGGACCGTGACGGCAATTTCCTGGACACGGTGCATTTTCCGGACAGCCTGCGCCGTTTTCCGTTTATGAAAAGCGGTTTCTACATCCTGGAAGGCACGGTTATCGA
Above is a genomic segment from Chitinophaga pollutisoli containing:
- a CDS encoding XRE family transcriptional regulator yields the protein MSTVCRNLKYLRKQKGWTQQEFADRLNIKRSLLGAYEEERAEPRTEVLEQVSDMFRVSIDDLLRRDLSSQKETFLERRRQQKLGGTNRQNVVFVPVKAAAGYLAGFNDEEFIEELNTFTLPMLGAGHYRAFEIAGDSMLPTPSGSVVVCHKVDGWEDIRNNEAYIVVTNREGIVYKRVLKSNRSKAKVTLASDNPMYDPYSVNMEEVLEIWQADAVIQKMGQQHKMSVNHLAGMVNQLQEQVSMLKKQMKN
- the pdeM gene encoding ligase-associated DNA damage response endonuclease PdeM, whose amino-acid sequence is MEDVRFECKGHHWRLSAGKAAFWEEERALIVADLHVGKAAHFRKAGIGVPANIVQDDLYRLQQLITKYNPERLIVVGDMFHSSENIEVQYFRIWRNQFPHIRFELVTGNHDIMDPAVYASLDVALMESLTLGGMYFVHDPKDRLSDGGELYAVSGHIHPGVWMVGNGRQRLRLPCFYFGPEGAILPAFSAFTGTYCVEPDPSSEVFVIGGTGVYRV
- a CDS encoding SdpI family protein; this translates as MKHTDYVKEFLLLVLLFGPMVYLALIWNGLPAEIPTNFNINGVADGVVNKREFLLLMIFLFFTNGMLYALFRYIPKRETWDEAPADFRMYMREYYRIRFRIHIYLAVFTAVVIFLISRSKEIFVEKWVFVGVGLLITSLGVFLRHLKPNYFVGVRTPWTLASDVIWTETHHMAGRLWLYAGIVIMVAGMFLPVISGVFLFIFAGMALAALPYIYSYRLFYKTQG
- a CDS encoding glyoxalase superfamily protein — its product is MTPECIVPIFQVSDLPAAIAFYTNVLGFSVDFEFGSVVGISMGEIQIHLSGSASSGNKKAIGEGHVYIFCDEVDDYYNEIIAKGAGVFIPPGDRPYGVRDFAVKDADGNILAFGKSTHPRSDASHHTL
- the dinB gene encoding DNA polymerase IV; translated protein: MLLDGQRTIAHFDLDCFFVSVECLKDRSLKGKPLLVGGKSDRAVVAACSYEARTFGIHSAMPMKMALRLCPHAIIRGGDFEEYSHFSREVTDIIAGSAPLYEKSSIDEFYLDLTGMDKYFGSLKWTSELRRKIMQQTQLPISLGLASNKLISKVATNEAKPNGQLSIPFGHEKSFLAPMPVEKIPMVGKETAAQLRRRGVETVKTLSEIPVGLLEAWMGKNGIALWNKANGIDESPVVPFHEQKSISTESTFPQDTIDLGYMHSELVRMTEKIGFELRQQNRLTGCVTVKIRYSDFETVTKQLNINYSSSDHVLLNHVKQLFTKLYDRRLLVRLIGVRFSHLVSGNYQISLFDDTEDMISLYQAIDSIKSQFGWQYLMRGSSSGGNFEQPMQPFRKATFVMKHRYPH
- a CDS encoding DNA polymerase III subunit alpha — its product is MYLNCKSWFSLRHGTIRTDELVAVAKAHGITSLALTNINATTDAWMFVQECMQHDIKPILGLECRNGAVFRYILLARSTDGWREINRFLSCHLRSGEPFPAEAPYLPDTFVIYNWGAKPLPSMAAHELAGVRPRELNKLFRTDTRRYADKLVVLQPLSFQNEASQQLHRVLRAVDNNLLISQLPPEEVAGTDECFLPPNQLLEQFKAFPHIVRNTLRVMEECNIHFTFGGHLNKKRFTHSRENDRQLLRDLAYEGMEYRYGMENTEARQRIEKELAIVDQQDFNAYFLITWDIVRYARHRDFFHVGRGSGANSIVAYCLGITNVDPIALDLYFERFLNPHRTSPPDFDIDFSWRDRDEIFDYIFQKYTSEHTALLGTVATFQTNAIVRELGKIYGLPKGEIDKILENPYQVKLGEDNVHQRIIRYGRMLDRFPNHLSIHAGGVLISEAPIHQYCATHMPPKGLSTAQLDMHLAEAIGLHKFDILSQRGLGHIRDSLDIIKENRGVDIDIHDVKSFMKDVRVRDALRNVQTIGCFYIESPAMRQLLRKLRCDDYITLVAASSIIRPGVAQAGMMRQYVLNFHQPDKVEYLHPVMKTLLGETYGVMVYQEDVIKVAHHYANLDLADADTLRRAMAGKYRGQQNFEKIRNLFFDNCEKLGRPRAVSEEVWRQIASFANFSFSKAHSASFAVESYQSLYLKTYFPAEFMVAVINNFGGFYNRELYFRELKKTGARIHPPCVNRSDYYTNIKGNEVHVGFIHVEKLEQAWIASVLEERAANGRFLGMEDFVNRTQPAPAQMELLIRVGAFHFTKETKKNLLWKSAALLRKETKDPAKPGLFHEPSRDWTLPALAYHEHEDAFDEIELLGFPLSSPFEVLHHDQRAYHSVSDMEKNLGRQVTMLGYLVTLKHVYTIKQEAMCFGTFLDRDGNFLDTVHFPDSLRRFPFMKSGFYILEGTVIEEFGVYSLDVYRMRKIGYFEDKAKETGTVRATLNPV
- a CDS encoding ligase-associated DNA damage response DEXH box helicase, with protein sequence MKQTPGWQAIEQWLGAKGLAPFAFQEEAWEHYLQGRSGLVNAPTGFGKTFSLFLGTVIRWINENPEDYRRRTGNGLRLMWITPLRALAKDIGRAMEEALRELSVPWAVGIRSGDTPVSVREKQKRNMPEVLIITPESLHILLAQKEYPKRFEHLETIVADEWHELLGSKRGVMTELGISRLRGLRPELRIWGISATIGNLDEALDVLLGNQPGERVIVRADVRKAIEVESILPDEIEKYPWAGHMGLRLLHKVIPVIMESNTTLLFTNTRGQSEIWYHQILKECPELAGAIALHHGSIDAELRIWVEEALHTGVLKLVVCTSSLDLGVDFRPVDTVIQVGSPKGVARFLQRAGRSGHRPDAVSRIWFLPTHSLELVEAAALKDAMAENLIESRMPVILAFDVLLQYLMTLGVSEGFNPEEIKKEVQSTFCFREMTDEEWTWCLAFLVSGGEALQVYDEYHKLHLVGDRYYCTSKQQAMRHRLHIGTIVSDAMLKVRYLAGGYVGVIEEYFISRLTPGDSFRLSGHNLEFVMIKDMTVLVRKSKSKKSIVPSWNGGRMPLSANLGKMLRRKFHEAMSGQAREPEIAILQPLFELQQLLSHIPAENELLMEQIQTEDGYHLFVYPFEGRLVHEVMAMLLAWRISRRHPITFSIAMNDYGFELLSDQPIPVDDTNADELFSLENLTADLQSSVNATEMARRKFRDISVIAGLVFQGYPGKSKANRHLQSSASLLFKVFEDYDAQNMLVRQAYNEAFFYQMEEVRLRDMLERIGNSKIVITFPQRLTPFCFPIKVDSLREELTSEKLEDRIKKMTLWQ